The following proteins are co-located in the Gossypium hirsutum isolate 1008001.06 chromosome A02, Gossypium_hirsutum_v2.1, whole genome shotgun sequence genome:
- the LOC121208703 gene encoding probable trehalose-phosphate phosphatase J: MVSFIEERPKNIAAGQNMVSDPKSAQKPPAPPGFISISRKKLLQNLEINAGARVNSWVDSMRASSPTHMKSAPSIADDQGSWNLNHPSALDMFEQIIDASKGKQIVMFLDYDGTLSPIVADPDRAFMSKKMRKTVRKLAKCFPTAIVSGRCRDKVYNFVKLAELYYAGSHGMDIKGPEKGSKSNKDTESVLFQPASEFLPMVDEVYTQLVETTKSTPGAKVENNKFCLSVHFRCVDEKKWSELAQQVKSVLKDYPKLRLTQGRKVLEIRPTIKWDKGKALEFLLESLGFANCTDVFPVYIGDDRTDEDAFKILRDRGQGFGILVSKFPKDTNASYSLQEPDEVMDFLRRLVEWKELSLRTQSRM, encoded by the exons ATGG TAAGTTTCATTGAAGAAAGACCAAAGAACATCGCCGCCGGTCAAAACATGGTCTCTGATCCAAAATCAGCACAGAAACCACCGGCACCACCTGGTTTTATCTCCATTTCCAGAAAGAAATTGCTTCAAAACCTTGAAATCAATGCCGGAGCCAGAGTTAATTCATGGGTCGATTCCATGAGAGCTTCTTCTCCAACTCATATGAAATCAGCACCGTCCATTGCTGATGATCAAGGTTCCTGGAAT CTAAACCATCCATCAGCACTAGATATGTTCGAACAGATAATCGATGCATCAAAAGGGAAACAAATCGTAATGTTTCTTGATTACGATGGCACTCTTTCACCAATCGTAGCCGATCCAGATCGGGCTTTCATGTCTAAGAAG ATGAGAAAGACAGTGAGAAAGCTAGCCAAATGTTTCCCTACAGCTATAGTGAGTGGCAGATGCAGGGACAAGGTGTATAATTTTGTCAAATTAGCTGAGCTATACTATGCTGGAAGCCATGGCATGGACATTAAAGGCCCTGAAAAAGGTTCCAAATCTAACAAA GATACTGAATCTGTTCTTTTCCAACCAGCTAGTGAATTTCTTCCCATGGTTGATGAGGTTTATACACAGTTGGTTGAAACTACAAAATCAACACCAGGTGCTAAAGTGGAGAACAACAAGTTTTGTCTCTCAGTACACTTTCGTTGTGTTGATGAAAag AAATGGAGTGAATTGGCACAACAAGTGAAGTCTGTTTTAAAAGACTACCCCAAGCTTCGGCTAACTCAAGGCCGAAAG GTTTTGGAAATCCGTCCTACAATAAAATGGGACAAAGGGAAAGCCCTTGAATTTTTGTTAGAATCTCTTG GATTTGCTAACTGTACCGATGTCTTTCCCGTTTATATCGGAGATGATCGGACCGATGAAGATGCATTCAAG ATATTGAGGGACAGAGGCCAAGGTTTTGGTATTCTTGTATCCAAGTTCCCCAAGGACACTAATGCATCCTATTCATTACAAGAACCAGATGAG GTCATGGACTTTTTACGACGTCTGGTTGAATGGAAAGAATTATCTTTAAGAACTCAGTCGAGAATGTAG